A genomic window from Streptomyces sp. MST-110588 includes:
- a CDS encoding sugar ABC transporter permease, which produces MNARRTKAFRAKRRRTTLRTLAFLSPWLIGFGVFFAYPLISTVYFSLMKYDGFRPPEWNGTENFTYVFRDYPLFWPALWNTLWLILVMMTCRVVFGLGIGVLVTKIKTGTGLFRTLFYLPYLAPPVAATMAFAFLLNPGTGPVNGILGALGLPQPGWFNDPAWSKPALTLLTLWGVGDLMVIFMAALLDVPKEQYEAAELDGAGAVQRFRFVTLPNIAPIVMFAVVTGVIQTMQCYTQPLVAGKVASGIIGNSGQAFEPGYPDKSTLTLPQLIYNLGFQRFDTGSACVVALVLFALAMAFTALLMRRRGGLIRTGA; this is translated from the coding sequence GTGAACGCCCGGCGCACCAAGGCTTTTCGCGCGAAGCGACGGCGTACGACGCTGCGCACCCTCGCCTTTCTCTCTCCCTGGCTGATCGGCTTCGGCGTCTTCTTCGCCTACCCGCTGATATCGACGGTCTACTTCTCCTTGATGAAGTACGACGGCTTCAGACCGCCGGAGTGGAACGGAACGGAGAACTTCACCTACGTCTTCCGCGACTACCCGCTGTTCTGGCCGGCGCTGTGGAACACCCTGTGGCTGATCCTGGTCATGATGACCTGCCGGGTGGTGTTCGGCCTCGGCATCGGTGTACTGGTCACGAAGATAAAGACGGGTACCGGCCTTTTCCGTACGCTTTTCTATCTGCCGTACCTCGCCCCGCCGGTCGCCGCCACCATGGCCTTCGCTTTTCTCCTGAACCCGGGGACAGGGCCGGTCAACGGCATTCTCGGCGCTCTCGGCCTGCCGCAGCCGGGCTGGTTCAACGACCCGGCCTGGTCCAAGCCCGCGCTGACGCTGCTGACCCTGTGGGGCGTCGGCGATCTGATGGTGATCTTCATGGCGGCGCTGCTGGACGTGCCGAAGGAGCAGTACGAGGCGGCGGAGCTGGACGGCGCGGGCGCGGTGCAGCGGTTCCGGTTCGTCACGCTGCCCAACATCGCGCCCATCGTGATGTTCGCGGTGGTCACCGGCGTGATCCAGACGATGCAGTGCTACACGCAGCCGCTCGTCGCCGGGAAGGTGGCCAGCGGCATCATCGGCAACTCCGGGCAGGCGTTCGAGCCCGGTTATCCCGACAAGTCGACACTCACCCTCCCCCAGCTCATCTACAACCTGGGTTTCCAGCGCTTCGACACCGGGTCCGCCTGTGTCGTCGCGCTGGTGCTCTTCGCCCTGGCGATGGCCTTCACCGCACTGCTGATGCGCCGCCGCGGCGGCCTGATCCGGACAGGGGCGTGA
- a CDS encoding PP2C family serine/threonine-protein phosphatase — protein MPPSSSGYVAAPGYVPPNRARPAGDFPASAPDPVGTGSAAPASPAPVPQASSGEQGHAAPRPSAARAADPRVVGYDLVAESAAQNAQNARPAPYESGSAPYNSEATAQESGSTAPESGSSAYEPGSSPDSSAPTEHHTPPRGTTVCAACRAGGVDRDGYCETCGHAQPRERDHLECELHGVAAVSDRGHRHHRNEDFFSVSTTTLADGSPAVIAVVCDGVSSATRPDDASAAAAEAAGESLLASLPRGTHPQQALHDAIITAGKAVNSLAAERSRPQQHDPHRRQNAPACTLVAAVVGGGLLTVGWVGDSRAYWVPDDRTAPAARLTEDDSWAAQMVANNLMSEAEAYADDRAHAITGWLGADAYELEPHTASFRPDGPGVVVVCTDGLWNYAEAAADLAAVLPADAAARPLHGARTLVGHALDGGGHDNVTVAVVPFPAPQEGTGTA, from the coding sequence ATGCCGCCGTCGTCGTCCGGTTATGTCGCCGCGCCGGGTTACGTACCGCCGAACCGTGCGCGCCCGGCAGGTGACTTCCCTGCGAGCGCCCCCGACCCGGTGGGCACCGGATCCGCGGCCCCCGCTTCCCCCGCGCCGGTCCCGCAGGCGTCCTCCGGCGAGCAGGGGCACGCCGCCCCGCGGCCCTCAGCCGCCCGGGCCGCCGATCCGCGCGTCGTCGGCTACGACCTCGTCGCCGAGTCGGCAGCACAGAACGCGCAGAACGCCCGGCCCGCTCCGTACGAATCCGGAAGCGCGCCGTACAACTCCGAAGCCACCGCACAAGAATCCGGAAGTACAGCGCCCGAATCCGGAAGCTCGGCGTACGAACCCGGAAGCTCCCCGGACAGCTCCGCACCCACCGAGCACCACACACCCCCGCGGGGCACAACAGTCTGTGCCGCCTGCCGGGCCGGCGGCGTCGACAGGGACGGTTACTGCGAGACCTGCGGGCACGCCCAGCCCCGGGAACGCGACCACCTGGAGTGCGAACTCCACGGCGTGGCGGCGGTCAGCGACCGCGGCCACCGCCACCACCGCAACGAGGACTTCTTCTCGGTGTCCACGACGACGCTGGCGGACGGCTCGCCCGCCGTGATCGCCGTGGTCTGTGACGGTGTCTCCTCGGCGACCCGCCCCGACGACGCCTCGGCCGCCGCCGCGGAGGCCGCGGGCGAGTCACTGCTCGCGTCCCTGCCCAGGGGTACGCATCCGCAGCAGGCCCTGCACGACGCGATCATCACCGCCGGGAAGGCCGTCAACTCCCTGGCCGCCGAGCGCAGCCGACCGCAGCAGCACGACCCGCACCGCCGGCAGAACGCGCCGGCCTGCACCCTGGTCGCGGCGGTCGTCGGCGGCGGCCTGCTCACCGTCGGCTGGGTCGGTGACAGCCGTGCGTACTGGGTCCCCGACGACCGCACCGCTCCCGCCGCCCGGCTCACCGAGGACGACTCGTGGGCCGCCCAGATGGTGGCCAACAATCTGATGTCCGAGGCGGAGGCGTACGCGGACGACCGGGCGCACGCCATCACGGGGTGGCTCGGCGCGGACGCGTACGAACTGGAGCCGCACACGGCTTCCTTCCGGCCGGACGGACCGGGTGTAGTGGTGGTATGCACGGACGGACTGTGGAACTACGCGGAGGCCGCCGCGGACCTGGCCGCCGTACTGCCCGCCGACGCCGCCGCCCGGCCGCTGCACGGCGCGCGGACCCTGGTCGGCCATGCGCTGGACGGCGGGGGCCACGACAACGTGACGGTGGCGGTGGTGCCGTTCCCGGCACCACAGGAAGGGACGGGTACGGCCTGA
- a CDS encoding 6-phospho-beta-glucosidase: MKLAVVGGGSTYTPELIDGFARLRDVLPLTELVLIDPAAGRLELVGGLARRIFAAQGHPGRITWTDDLDTGVDGADAVLLQLRVGGQAAREQDETWPLECGCVGQETTGAGGLAKALRTVPVVLDIAERVRRRSPDAWIVDFTNPVGIVTRALLTHGHRAVGLCNVAIGFQRRFAALLGVAPERVELEHVGLNHLTWERAVRVDGEDVLPELLAGHGRAVAEDLRMPLPLLERLGVIPSYYLRYYYQHDEVVRESRGRPSRAADVAAIERRLLEMYADPALSEKPELLGQRGGAFYSEAAVALTSSLLRPRGNGGAEGGAAPSTSTQAGDRTAVQDVQVVNVLNNGTLPFLPDDAVIEVPATVSASGAAPLPVRPLEPLYAGLVAAVTAYEHLALDAALKGGRERVFDALLAHPLVGQIAYAERLTDDLIAHNREYLTWA, encoded by the coding sequence GTGAAGCTCGCAGTGGTCGGCGGAGGCTCGACCTACACCCCCGAACTCATCGACGGTTTCGCACGGCTGCGTGATGTGCTGCCGCTGACGGAGCTGGTCCTGATCGACCCGGCGGCCGGCCGGCTGGAGCTGGTGGGCGGCCTGGCCCGGCGGATCTTCGCCGCGCAGGGGCACCCGGGCCGGATCACCTGGACGGATGACCTGGACACCGGCGTGGACGGCGCCGACGCGGTGCTGCTGCAACTGCGCGTCGGCGGGCAGGCGGCCCGCGAGCAGGACGAGACCTGGCCGCTGGAGTGCGGCTGTGTGGGCCAGGAGACCACCGGCGCGGGCGGGCTGGCCAAGGCGCTGCGTACGGTGCCGGTGGTGCTGGACATCGCCGAGCGGGTACGGCGCCGCAGCCCGGACGCGTGGATCGTGGACTTCACCAACCCGGTCGGCATCGTCACCCGGGCGCTGCTGACGCACGGGCACCGGGCGGTGGGCCTGTGCAACGTGGCGATCGGCTTCCAGCGGCGGTTCGCCGCGCTGCTGGGCGTCGCGCCGGAGCGGGTGGAGCTGGAGCACGTGGGCCTGAACCACCTCACGTGGGAGCGGGCCGTACGGGTCGACGGCGAGGACGTCCTGCCCGAGTTGCTCGCCGGACACGGCCGGGCCGTCGCGGAGGACCTGCGGATGCCGCTGCCGCTCCTGGAGCGGCTGGGCGTGATCCCCTCGTACTACCTGCGCTACTACTACCAGCACGACGAGGTCGTACGGGAGTCGCGTGGAAGGCCGTCGCGGGCCGCGGACGTCGCGGCGATCGAACGGCGGCTCCTGGAGATGTACGCCGACCCGGCGCTGAGCGAGAAGCCGGAGCTGCTGGGGCAGCGCGGGGGCGCCTTCTACTCGGAGGCGGCGGTGGCGCTGACGTCATCGCTCCTGCGGCCCCGGGGGAACGGGGGCGCCGAGGGCGGAGCAGCCCCCTCCACGAGTACGCAGGCGGGCGACCGTACGGCCGTACAGGACGTACAGGTCGTCAACGTCCTGAACAACGGCACCCTGCCCTTCCTGCCCGACGACGCGGTGATCGAGGTACCGGCGACGGTGAGCGCCTCCGGGGCCGCCCCGCTGCCCGTACGGCCGCTGGAGCCGCTGTACGCCGGGCTGGTCGCCGCCGTCACCGCATATGAGCACCTCGCTTTGGACGCGGCACTCAAGGGTGGCCGGGAGCGTGTCTTCGACGCGCTGCTCGCCCACCCTCTGGTGGGGCAGATCGCTTACGCCGAACGCCTCACCGACGACCTGATCGCGCACAACCGGGAATACCTCACGTGGGCCTGA
- a CDS encoding carbohydrate ABC transporter permease, whose amino-acid sequence MTDVLSSAAPTPSSSPATARTGPGAPRAARTARRKALLHWIAVHAFAVAAALFFVLPFVFVLLTSVMSDQQALTRDLWPHTWNWGNYVEVFRAPGFVTWWRNTLLYAGLGTALTVLSSIPVAYALAKFRFRGRSLSLVLVIATMMLPPQVIVVPMYLFWAKELHLSGTLWPLIIPMAFGDAFSVFLLRQFLLTIPDACLDAAKVDGCGELRTLLRVVLPMARPGIAAVALYQFFYAWNDYFGPQIYASENPAAWTLSYGLESFKGAHHTDWNLTMAATLLVMAPVVLVFFFAQKAFVEGVTLTGVKG is encoded by the coding sequence GTGACCGATGTCCTCAGCTCCGCCGCGCCCACCCCGTCCTCCTCCCCCGCCACCGCCCGTACGGGTCCCGGTGCGCCCCGCGCGGCCCGTACCGCCCGCCGCAAGGCCCTGTTGCACTGGATCGCCGTACACGCCTTCGCCGTCGCCGCGGCCCTCTTCTTCGTCCTCCCCTTCGTCTTCGTCCTCCTGACGTCCGTGATGAGCGACCAGCAGGCCCTGACCCGCGACCTGTGGCCGCACACCTGGAACTGGGGGAACTACGTCGAGGTCTTCCGGGCACCGGGCTTTGTGACCTGGTGGCGCAACACGCTCCTGTACGCGGGGCTGGGCACCGCATTGACCGTGCTCTCCTCGATCCCGGTCGCCTACGCGCTCGCCAAGTTCCGCTTCCGCGGCCGAAGTCTGTCCCTGGTGCTGGTCATCGCCACGATGATGCTGCCGCCGCAGGTGATCGTCGTACCGATGTACCTCTTCTGGGCCAAGGAACTGCATCTGTCGGGCACCCTCTGGCCGCTGATCATCCCGATGGCCTTCGGGGACGCCTTCTCCGTCTTCCTGCTGCGGCAGTTCCTGCTCACCATCCCCGACGCCTGCCTGGACGCGGCGAAGGTGGACGGCTGCGGCGAGCTGCGGACCCTGCTGCGGGTGGTCCTGCCGATGGCCCGGCCCGGCATCGCCGCCGTCGCGCTCTACCAGTTCTTCTACGCCTGGAACGACTACTTCGGGCCACAGATCTACGCCTCGGAGAACCCGGCCGCCTGGACGCTCAGTTACGGCCTGGAATCCTTCAAGGGCGCGCACCACACCGACTGGAACCTGACGATGGCCGCGACCCTGCTGGTCATGGCGCCCGTCGTCCTCGTCTTCTTCTTCGCACAGAAAGCCTTCGTCGAAGGCGTCACTCTCACCGGAGTAAAGGGCTGA
- a CDS encoding VWA domain-containing protein — translation MANFAKSHVPRFSAEVYQNEYLPEGGREVNAVITVTSTGGGTTGGAPLFAPTTDAGGAGAPRGPAVPGGAGVVIMVDCSGSMDYPPAKMRNARNATAAAIETVRDGVAFAVVAGTHQAAEVYPGGGRLATADATTRAQAKDALRKLRAGGGTAIGTWLRLADRLLTSADVTIAHGILLTDGRNEHESPEDLRATLDACAGHFTCDARGVGTDWEVKEVTGIASALLGTADIVADPDGLAADFTQMMEHAMGKEVADVSLRLWTPQGAEIVFVKQVAPTVEDLTGRRTDSGPRSGDYPTGSWGDESRDYHLCVRVPNAGVGREMLAARVSLVLPGFGGSPPQILSQGLVRAVWTDDMEASTSINPQVAHYTGQAELARVIQQGLDARKSGDADGATAKLGRAVQLASASGNEETAKLLAKVVDVVDAATGTVRLKAKVTEADEMTLETRSTKTVRVKK, via the coding sequence ATGGCCAACTTCGCCAAGTCGCATGTGCCGCGGTTCTCCGCCGAGGTGTACCAGAACGAGTACCTCCCCGAGGGCGGACGCGAGGTGAACGCCGTCATCACGGTCACCTCGACCGGAGGCGGCACCACGGGAGGCGCGCCGCTCTTCGCCCCCACCACGGACGCGGGCGGCGCGGGCGCCCCGCGCGGGCCGGCCGTCCCCGGCGGCGCCGGTGTTGTGATCATGGTCGACTGCTCCGGCTCCATGGACTATCCGCCGGCCAAGATGCGCAACGCGCGCAACGCGACGGCCGCCGCGATCGAGACCGTACGCGACGGGGTCGCCTTCGCGGTGGTGGCCGGCACCCACCAGGCCGCCGAGGTCTACCCGGGCGGCGGGCGGCTGGCCACGGCCGACGCGACCACCCGCGCCCAGGCCAAGGACGCGCTGCGCAAGCTGCGCGCGGGCGGCGGCACCGCCATCGGCACCTGGCTGCGGCTGGCCGACCGCCTGCTGACCTCCGCCGACGTCACCATCGCGCACGGCATCCTGCTCACCGACGGCCGCAACGAACACGAATCACCCGAGGACCTACGGGCCACTCTCGATGCCTGCGCCGGCCACTTCACCTGTGACGCCCGCGGCGTCGGCACGGACTGGGAAGTCAAAGAGGTCACCGGCATCGCCTCCGCGCTGCTGGGCACCGCGGACATCGTCGCCGACCCGGACGGGCTGGCCGCCGACTTCACGCAGATGATGGAACACGCGATGGGCAAGGAAGTCGCCGACGTCAGCCTGCGGCTGTGGACACCGCAGGGCGCGGAGATCGTCTTCGTCAAGCAGGTGGCTCCGACGGTCGAGGACCTGACCGGCCGCCGTACGGATTCCGGCCCGCGCTCCGGGGACTACCCGACCGGGTCGTGGGGGGACGAGTCCCGCGACTACCACCTGTGCGTACGGGTCCCGAACGCCGGTGTAGGCCGGGAGATGCTGGCGGCGCGCGTCTCGCTCGTGCTCCCCGGCTTCGGCGGCAGTCCCCCACAGATCCTCTCGCAGGGCCTCGTACGCGCCGTGTGGACGGACGACATGGAGGCGTCGACCTCCATCAACCCCCAGGTGGCCCACTACACGGGCCAGGCGGAGCTGGCGCGGGTGATCCAGCAGGGTCTCGACGCCCGTAAGTCGGGCGACGCGGACGGCGCGACGGCCAAGCTGGGACGGGCCGTCCAGTTGGCGAGCGCGTCCGGGAACGAGGAGACTGCGAAACTGCTTGCGAAGGTGGTGGACGTCGTCGATGCGGCGACCGGTACTGTGCGACTGAAAGCGAAGGTCACAGAGGCGGACGAGATGACGCTCGAAACGCGCTCGACCAAGACAGTTCGCGTCAAGAAGTAA
- a CDS encoding BadF/BadG/BcrA/BcrD ATPase family protein has translation MLAIDAGNSKTDVALVRTDGTLLGSARGGGFQPPRAGAAQAVEDLAPAVATALARAGATGPVDHVSACLANADFPAEEAGLTDLIAARGWARTVTVRNDTLALLRAGLPDFGTPVGVAVVCGAGINCAGVGHGGSTARFPSLGRISGDWGGGGFLAHEALWYAARADDGRGERTALARALPAHFGLPGMPELIEALHLGHVPERRRHEMAPVLFAVAADGDAVARAIVDRQAQEVVVMATVALERLDLLDEPTPVVLGGSVLAARHPLLNDQVVRLLAERAPKAVPQVVTAPPVLGAALHALDRAGAAAPAYERLRGGTRSRRPWGRAGRASGRAPGDHGAPGARPFRLHRESC, from the coding sequence GTGCTCGCCATCGACGCGGGCAACAGCAAGACGGACGTGGCCCTGGTGCGTACCGACGGGACCCTGCTCGGATCGGCCCGCGGCGGCGGTTTCCAGCCCCCACGGGCAGGAGCCGCGCAGGCGGTCGAGGACCTGGCACCGGCCGTCGCCACGGCCCTCGCGCGTGCCGGGGCCACCGGGCCGGTGGACCACGTCTCCGCCTGCCTCGCCAACGCCGACTTCCCCGCGGAGGAGGCCGGTCTGACGGACCTCATCGCGGCCCGGGGCTGGGCCCGTACGGTGACGGTCCGCAACGACACCTTGGCCCTGCTGCGCGCCGGGCTGCCGGACTTCGGCACGCCGGTCGGTGTGGCGGTGGTCTGCGGCGCGGGCATCAACTGCGCGGGGGTGGGACACGGCGGAAGCACCGCCCGGTTCCCCTCCCTCGGCCGGATCTCCGGGGACTGGGGCGGTGGTGGCTTCCTGGCCCACGAGGCCCTGTGGTACGCGGCACGGGCCGACGACGGCCGCGGCGAGAGGACCGCGCTGGCGCGGGCGCTCCCCGCCCACTTCGGGCTGCCCGGCATGCCCGAGCTGATCGAGGCGCTGCACCTGGGGCACGTACCGGAGCGGCGCCGGCACGAGATGGCCCCGGTCCTGTTCGCGGTGGCCGCGGACGGCGACGCGGTGGCCCGCGCGATCGTGGACCGGCAGGCACAGGAGGTGGTGGTGATGGCCACGGTCGCCCTAGAACGGCTGGACCTGCTGGACGAGCCGACGCCGGTCGTCCTGGGCGGCAGCGTGCTGGCCGCCCGCCATCCGCTGCTGAACGACCAAGTGGTACGGCTCCTGGCGGAACGCGCGCCGAAAGCGGTTCCCCAGGTGGTCACCGCGCCACCGGTGCTCGGCGCCGCCCTGCACGCCCTGGACCGGGCGGGTGCCGCGGCACCGGCGTACGAGCGGCTGCGGGGTGGTACGCGTAGCCGCCGGCCGTGGGGGCGGGCGGGACGGGCCTCCGGGCGGGCCCCTGGGGATCACGGTGCCCCAGGGGCCCGGCCCTTCCGCCTCCACCGGGAGAGCTGTTGA
- a CDS encoding FHA domain-containing protein has product MPGGPAGSGGPGTPGAPGAPGNIPGGAPGGPAQSELCPQCRTPREPGAPFCEECRYNFAAPGPSPYAPPQPAPPGPPGGGYGYPPQHPHQTPPPLPPQQTPPAQQYEYQGSRPSQVNRPAEPLSPEPSSRPGPPPGQPGPQGTPGPPPPPQSQGDDWMLPPPGGQPAPPHQNPPVSQGGGYGYPPQQQPPQQQQQQPPHQPPQPGPYEQQQSPQQQQSPYESQQQIPHQQAPYGQQPYQPPQAPYEQQQPPHHLQQQQQQQQQQQQAQPPQPQEQQQEQQPWNGAPGPAGQAAPTGQAAQTAPVPVVGAGWVVAIAPDREYFLAMMGRSGPEAAGLNLPAYSPEQQIPLAGTQISIGRRRHSTGESPDIDLGRPPEDPGVSHQHALLVQQADSSWAVVDQNSTNGTTVNLAEDPIQPYVPVPLHEGDRVHVGAWTTLTIRRG; this is encoded by the coding sequence ATGCCGGGCGGCCCCGCAGGTTCCGGTGGCCCAGGCACTCCCGGTGCCCCCGGCGCTCCCGGCAACATCCCCGGCGGTGCTCCCGGCGGGCCGGCGCAGTCCGAGCTGTGCCCGCAGTGCCGTACGCCCCGTGAGCCGGGCGCCCCCTTCTGCGAGGAGTGCCGCTACAACTTCGCAGCCCCGGGCCCGTCCCCGTACGCCCCGCCACAGCCCGCTCCCCCGGGCCCGCCGGGCGGCGGTTACGGCTACCCGCCCCAGCACCCCCACCAGACACCGCCACCCCTGCCACCGCAGCAGACACCGCCAGCTCAGCAGTACGAGTACCAGGGCTCCCGGCCGTCACAGGTGAACCGTCCGGCCGAGCCGCTCTCCCCCGAGCCGAGCAGCCGTCCCGGCCCCCCGCCGGGACAGCCGGGCCCGCAGGGCACCCCCGGCCCTCCGCCCCCGCCGCAGAGCCAGGGTGACGACTGGATGCTGCCCCCGCCCGGCGGCCAGCCCGCGCCCCCGCACCAGAACCCGCCCGTCAGCCAGGGCGGCGGTTACGGTTACCCGCCCCAGCAGCAACCGCCTCAGCAACAGCAGCAGCAACCGCCACACCAGCCGCCGCAGCCCGGCCCGTACGAGCAGCAGCAGTCACCGCAGCAGCAGCAGTCACCGTACGAGTCTCAGCAGCAGATCCCGCACCAGCAGGCTCCCTACGGGCAGCAGCCGTACCAGCCGCCACAGGCTCCGTACGAGCAGCAGCAACCCCCGCACCACCTCCAGCAACAGCAACAGCAACAGCAACAGCAACAGCAGGCTCAGCCACCGCAGCCGCAGGAACAACAGCAGGAACAACAGCCGTGGAACGGCGCTCCGGGACCGGCCGGCCAAGCCGCTCCCACCGGCCAGGCTGCCCAGACCGCCCCCGTGCCCGTCGTCGGTGCCGGCTGGGTCGTGGCGATCGCACCGGACCGTGAGTACTTCCTCGCGATGATGGGCCGCAGCGGACCGGAGGCGGCCGGGCTCAACCTGCCCGCCTACTCCCCCGAGCAGCAGATCCCGCTCGCCGGGACCCAGATCAGCATCGGCCGCCGCCGTCACAGCACGGGCGAGTCGCCGGACATCGACCTGGGCCGTCCGCCGGAGGATCCGGGCGTCTCGCACCAGCACGCCCTGCTGGTCCAGCAGGCGGACAGTAGCTGGGCCGTGGTCGACCAGAACTCGACCAACGGCACGACGGTCAACCTCGCCGAGGACCCGATCCAGCCCTACGTGCCGGTGCCGCTCCACGAGGGCGACCGGGTCCACGTCGGCGCCTGGACGACGCTGACGATCCGCCGCGGCTGA
- a CDS encoding NAD(P)H-binding protein: MTETRTKTSAPRVGAEHLGTDIVIFGAGGRAGRALVREARSRGHRVTAVVRDPDQHADLAGPDFAGPHLPGGPGVRLLAGDVTDPRAVAAAATGHAVAISAVYRPDIPAESLYVGAARALKDGLTRAGTGRLLVIGIATLAETAPGVRILDAPDFPEPARTFSLGHAAGLEALRSGTPGPDWVMVLPPMEIDYAACARSVLDEIEHPAHHRSVLNLAAPAVGRS; encoded by the coding sequence ATGACCGAAACCCGCACCAAAACCTCTGCTCCCCGCGTCGGGGCGGAACACCTCGGCACGGATATCGTGATCTTCGGCGCCGGTGGCAGGGCCGGCCGCGCTCTCGTGAGAGAAGCGCGCTCCCGCGGCCACCGCGTCACCGCCGTCGTCCGCGACCCCGACCAGCACGCGGACCTCGCCGGCCCCGATTTCGCCGGCCCCCACCTTCCCGGCGGCCCCGGTGTACGGCTGCTGGCAGGCGACGTCACCGACCCCCGCGCCGTCGCCGCCGCGGCCACCGGCCACGCCGTCGCCATCAGCGCCGTCTACCGCCCGGACATACCGGCCGAGTCCCTGTACGTCGGTGCGGCCCGTGCCTTGAAAGACGGCCTGACCCGGGCCGGCACCGGGCGGCTGCTCGTCATCGGCATCGCCACCCTCGCCGAGACGGCGCCCGGCGTACGCATCCTGGACGCCCCGGACTTCCCCGAACCCGCCCGGACCTTCTCCCTCGGCCATGCCGCCGGCCTGGAGGCGTTGCGCTCCGGGACCCCTGGCCCGGACTGGGTGATGGTGCTGCCGCCCATGGAGATCGACTACGCGGCGTGCGCACGTTCCGTACTGGACGAGATCGAGCACCCGGCCCACCACCGGTCGGTCCTGAACCTGGCAGCTCCGGCAGTCGGTCGGTCCTGA
- a CDS encoding helix-turn-helix domain-containing protein, with protein MITPLKPDMFAPECPSRALPIRFGDKWGWMIIRCLEEGPRRFSELRVPLRRVTPKVLTESLRALERDGIITRTAYEENPPRVEYELTALGRSLFAPMAAACDWAREHLPELMDAREEYRRRTAAPAASAVPDERPEALPARRGA; from the coding sequence GTGATCACGCCGCTGAAACCAGACATGTTCGCACCGGAGTGCCCCAGTCGTGCGCTTCCGATCCGGTTCGGCGACAAATGGGGCTGGATGATCATCCGCTGTCTGGAGGAAGGCCCACGGCGCTTCTCCGAACTGCGGGTGCCGCTGCGCCGCGTCACGCCGAAGGTGCTCACCGAGTCGCTGCGCGCCCTGGAGCGGGACGGGATCATCACGCGCACCGCGTACGAGGAGAATCCGCCGCGCGTCGAGTACGAGCTCACCGCGCTCGGCCGGTCCCTGTTCGCCCCGATGGCGGCGGCCTGCGACTGGGCACGGGAGCACCTGCCCGAACTCATGGACGCACGCGAGGAATACCGACGCCGGACCGCCGCGCCCGCCGCGTCCGCCGTCCCGGACGAGCGGCCCGAAGCCCTGCCCGCCCGTCGGGGAGCGTGA
- a CDS encoding glutamate ABC transporter substrate-binding protein encodes MRPSGGETRKGLRARRRRNLRAVLAPVAAGVCVMAATAAVLVPVLAGGTGDGAPTGGTSGAGPAYARPAAAECTPETAARSLRPSSDDGPAVKRIKKEGRLVVGVDQNTYRWGYRNPGTGKLEGFDIDIANAIAKDILGPKAKPVFLAIPTNQRIPALQKRTVDMVVRTMTINCERKKQVAFSTAYFQAGQQVLAPKWSRIDAFDDSLKGKKICTAAGSTGESELAGQRHGASVLTVPNQLDCLVRLQLGEADAVVTDNALAAAQAAQDPTVELKGRPFTKEPYGVAMNKDDTDLVRRVNKVLEDYRGDGGEHSPWMTAYRTWLKDDLPGMSRAPEPEYSD; translated from the coding sequence ATGAGGCCGTCGGGCGGCGAGACGCGCAAGGGGCTGCGCGCGAGGCGGCGGCGGAACCTGCGGGCCGTGCTGGCGCCGGTCGCGGCCGGTGTGTGCGTGATGGCCGCCACCGCCGCGGTGCTGGTGCCCGTCCTGGCGGGCGGCACGGGGGACGGGGCGCCCACGGGCGGTACGTCCGGCGCCGGACCGGCGTACGCCCGGCCCGCGGCGGCCGAATGCACCCCTGAGACCGCCGCCCGGAGCCTGCGGCCGTCTTCGGACGACGGACCGGCGGTGAAAAGGATCAAGAAGGAGGGCCGTCTGGTCGTCGGCGTCGACCAGAACACCTACCGCTGGGGCTACCGCAATCCGGGCACCGGCAAGCTGGAAGGCTTCGACATCGACATCGCGAACGCCATCGCCAAGGACATCCTGGGACCGAAGGCGAAACCCGTCTTCCTGGCGATCCCCACCAATCAACGCATACCGGCGCTGCAGAAGCGTACGGTCGACATGGTCGTACGGACGATGACGATCAACTGCGAGCGCAAGAAGCAGGTTGCCTTCTCGACCGCCTATTTCCAGGCCGGTCAACAGGTGCTGGCACCCAAGTGGTCGAGGATCGACGCTTTCGACGACTCGTTGAAGGGCAAAAAGATCTGTACGGCCGCCGGATCCACCGGCGAGTCGGAGCTGGCCGGGCAGCGGCACGGCGCGTCGGTGCTGACCGTCCCCAACCAGCTCGACTGCCTGGTGCGGCTCCAGCTCGGCGAGGCCGACGCGGTGGTCACGGACAACGCGCTGGCCGCCGCGCAGGCGGCGCAGGACCCGACGGTCGAGCTGAAGGGACGGCCGTTCACGAAGGAGCCGTATGGAGTGGCGATGAACAAGGACGACACCGACCTGGTGCGGCGGGTCAACAAGGTGCTGGAGGACTACCGCGGCGACGGCGGCGAGCACAGCCCGTGGATGACGGCCTACCGCACCTGGCTCAAGGACGACCTGCCGGGCATGTCCCGGGCACCCGAACCGGAGTACAGCGACTGA